From Piliocolobus tephrosceles isolate RC106 chromosome 16, ASM277652v3, whole genome shotgun sequence, the proteins below share one genomic window:
- the KRT12 gene encoding keratin, type I cytoskeletal 12: protein MDLSNNTMSLSVRTPGLSQRVSSQSVIAGRPRGMSASSVGSGYGGSAFGFGPSYGGGFSAASMFGSSSGFGGGSGSSMAGGLGAGYGRALGGSGFGGLGMGFGGSPGGGSLGILSGNDGGLLSGSEKETMQNLNDRLASYLDKVRALEEANTELENKIREWYETRGTGTGDASQNDYSKYYPLIEDLRNKIIAANIGNAQLLLQIDNARLAAEDFRMKYENELALRQGVEADINGLRRVLDELTLTRTDLEMQIESLNEELAYMKKNHEEELQSFRVGGPGEVSVEMDAAPGVDLTRLLNDMRAQYETIAEQNRKDAEAWFIEKSGELRKEISTNTEQLQSSKSEVTDLRRAVQNLEIELQSQLAMKKSLEDSLSEAEGDYCAQLSQVQQLISNLEAQLLQVRADAERQNVDHQRLLNVKARLELEIETYRRLLDGEAQGDGLEESLFVTDSKSQAQSTDSSKDPTKTRKIKTVVQEMVNGEVVSSQVQEIEELM from the exons ATGGATCTCTCCAACAATACCATGTCACTCTCAGTGCGCACGCCTGGACTGTCCCAGCGGGTCTCCTCACAGAGTGTGATAGCAGGCAGACCCAGGGGCATGTCTGCTTCCAGTGTTGGAAGTGGCTATGGGGGAAGTGCCTTTGGCTTTGGACCCAGCTATGGGGGAGGCTTTTCTGCTGCTTCCATGTTTGGTTCTAGTTCTGGCTTTGGGGGTGGCTCTGGAAGTTCCATGGCAGGAGGACTGGGTGCTGGTTATGGGAGAGCCCTgggtggaagtggctttggaggACTGGGGATGGGATTTGGGGGCAGCCCAGGAGGTGGCTCTCTAGGTATTCTCTCAGGCAATGATGGAGGCCTTCTTTCTggatcagaaaaagaaactatgcaAAATCTTAATGATAGATTAGCTTCCTACCTGGATAAGGTGCGAGCTCTAGAAGAGGCTAATACTGAGCTAGAAAACAAAATTCGAGAATGGTATGAAACAAGAGGAACTGGGACTGGAGATGCTTCACAGAATGATTACAGCAAATATTATCCACTGATTGAAGACCTCAGGAATAAG ATCATTGCAGCCAACATTGGAAATGCCCAGCTCCTCTTGCAGATCGACAATGCGAGACTGGCTGCCGAGGACTTCAGGATGAA GTATGAGAATGAACTGGCCCTACGCCAGGGCGTCGAGGCTGACATCAATGGCCTGCGCCGGGTGCTGGACGAGCTGACCCTGACCAGGACCGACCTGGAGATGCAGATCGAGAGCCTGAATGAGGAGCTGGCCTACATGAAGAAGAACCACGAGGAG GAGCTCCAAAGCTTCCGGGTGGGCGGCCCAGGCGAGGTCAGCGTAGAAATGGACGCTGCCCCCGGAGTGGACCTCACCAGGCTCCTCAACGATATGCGGGCGCAGTATGAAACCATCGCTGAGCAGAATCGCAAGGACGCTGAAGCCTGGTTCATTGAAAAG AGCGGGGAGCTCCGGAAGGAGATTAGCACCAACACCGAGCAGCTTCAGTCCAGCAAGAGCGAGGTCACCGACCTGCGTCGCGCCGTTCAGAACCTGGAGATCGAGCTGCAGTCCCAGCTCGCCATG AAGAAATCCCTGGAAGACTCGTTGTCCGAAGCCGAGGGCGATTACTGCGCGCAGCTGtcccaggtgcagcagctcatcaGCAACCTGGAGGCACAGCTGCTCCAGGTGCGCGCGGACGCAGAGCGCCAGAACGTGGACCACCAGCGGCTGCTGAATGTCAAGGCCCGCCTGGAGCTGGAGATTGAGACCTACCGCCGCCTGCTGGACGGGGAGGCCCAAGG TGATGGTTTGGAGGAAAGTTTATTTGTGACAGACTCCAAATCACAAGCACAATCAACTGATTCCTCTAAAG aCCCGACCAAAACCCGAAAAATCAAGACAGTTGTGCAGGAGATGGTGAATGGTGAGGTCGTCTCATCTCAAGTTCAGGAAATTGAAGAACTAATGTAA
- the KRT20 gene encoding keratin, type I cytoskeletal 20 — protein sequence MDFSRRSFHRSLSNSLQAPVVSTVGMQRLGMTPSVYGGAGGRGIRISKSRHTVNYGSDLTGGRDLFVGNEKMAMQNLNDRLASYLEKVRTLEQSNSKLEVQIKQWYETNAPRAGHDYSAYYKQIEELRNQIKDAQLQNARCVLQIDNAKLAAEDFRLKYETERGIRLTVEADFQGLNKVFDDLSLHKTDLEIQIQELNEDLALLKKEHQEEVDGLYKHLGNTVNVEVDAAPGLNLGAIMNEMRQKYEVMAQKNLQEAKEQFERQTAVLQQQVTVNTEELKGTEVELTELRRTSQSLEIDLQSHLSMKESLEHTLEETKARYSSQLANLQSLLSSLEAQLMHIRSDMERQNNEYHILLDIKTRLEQEIATYRRLLEGEDVRTTEYQLSTLEERDIKKTRKIKTVVQEVVDGKVVSSEVKEVEENI from the exons ATGGATTTCAGTCGCAGAAGCTTCCACAGAAGCCTCAGCAACTCCTTGCAGGCCCCTGTAGTCAGTACAGTGGGCATGCAGCGCCTCGGGATGACACCCAGCGTTTATGGGGGTGCTGGAGGCCGAGGCATCCGCATCTCCAAATCCAGACACACGGTGAACTATGGGAGCGACCTCACCGGCGGCAGGGACCTGTTTGTTGGCAATGAGAAAATGGCCATGCAGAACCTAAATGACCGTCTAGCGAGCTACCTAGAAAAGGTGCGGACCCTGGAGCAGTCCAACTCCAAACTTGAAGTGCAGATCAAGCAGTGGTACGAAACCAACGCCCCGAGGGCTGGTCATGACTATAGCGCATATTACAAACAAATTGAAGAGCTGCGAAATCAG ATTAAGGATGCTCAACTGCAAAATGCTCGATGTGTCCTGCAAATTGATAATGCTAAACTGGCTGCTGAGGACTTCAGACTGAA GTATGAGACCGAGAGGGGAATACGCCTAACAGTGGAAGCTGATTTCCAAGGCCTGAATAAGGTCTTTGATGACCTAAGCCTACATAAAACAGATTTGGAGATTCAAATTCAAGAACTGAATGAAGACCTAGCTCTCCTCAAAAAAGAGCATCAGGAG GAAGTCGATGGTCTATACAAGCATCTGGGCAACACTGTCAATGTGGAGGTTGATGCTGCTCCAGGCCTGAACCTTGGTGCCATCATGAATGAAATGAGGCAGAAGTATGAAGTCATGGCCCAGAAGAATCTTCAAGAGGCCAAAGAACAGTTTGAGAGACAG ACTGCAGTTCTGCAGCAACAGGTCACAGTGAACACTGAAGAATTAAAAGGAACTGAGGTTGAACTAACAGAGCTGAGACGCACCTCCCAGAGCCTCGAGATAGACCTCCAGTCCCATCTCAGCATG AAAGAGTCTTTGGAGCACACCCTAGAGGAGACCAAAGCCCGTTACAGCAGCCAGTTAGCCAACCTCCAGTCGCTGTTGAGCTCTCTGGAGGCCCAACTGATGCACATTCGGAGTGACATGGAACGCCAGAACAATGAATATCATATCCTTCTTGACATAAAGACTCGGCTTGAGCAGGAAATTGCTACTTACCGCCGCCTTCTGGAAGGAGAAGACGTAAG aactacagAATATCAGTTAAGCACCCTGGAAGAGAGAG ATATAAAGAAAACCAGGAAGATTAAGACAGTCGTGCAAGAAGTAGTGGATGGCAAGGTCGTGTCATCTGAAGTcaaagaggtggaagaaaatatcTAA